The genomic segment TGAAGAAACATTGCatatagtcatttttaaaggttttccaGACTGTTCAGAAAGTTTGGAGGTTTTGCAGTGAACAACATGTCAACCCCATATCTCTACAAAACTCTGACACAGATCAGCTTTTGCATACCaagtgttttctctctgtccctcttctCACAGCGTCTGGGCTGTGACAACATGCTGGAGTCTCCTCAGCAGGAGGACCCCTGCCTGCAGTGTGGGGGGAACGGACAGTCCTGCTACCAGGTCAAGAACAGCTTCTCTGTCCGCGACCTGCCAACTGGTACGAggctgcacattttttttcttttatttttggtaacTTAAAGTTcattgtctttcaaatttttcagatttgtcCCTCTAACATCCCACTCAGCTCACTGATGTTTTCGGTCGTCACATTTTTCACACCTGCACAgtaattttctgtctctgagGTAGCGCTGAGAGaactagatacattttttgagtttgCAGTTTGCATGTGTAAAAGGCGTTTTGTCCTGTCTCCATCTCAGGCTACAACCAGATGTTCATCATCCCTGTTGGAGCCACAACCatcagcatcagagaaacagtCGCCACACGCAACTACCTGGGTGAGCTGATTAGAAAAAGTTTACAGCTTGTGTGTAATTCTGTCTTCTGAACACATAATAAATGTAACCTCTGTGTACGGACAGCTATCAAGAACCTGCGGGGTGAGTACTACCTCAATGGCCACTGGGTAATTGAGTTCTCCAGGGCGGCACCCATTGCTGGAACAATGCTGTACTACCAGCGAGGAGCCGAGGGTGACAACGTCCCCGAGACCATCATTGGCCGCGGCCCCACCACCGAACCCCTGGTCGTTGAGGTAAGATCGAACAAACTGAGAGAGCTTAAACACAATAAGCACTCAACACAATTAAGACAAGTGAACAACCAGCTGGTAAACGCAGTGGAGCATTTATCTGCTTAAGaattggtggagaccaaaacagagccaaaaacagaaagacttAAATTTGCcaggtggacacaaacactTATTTCAGCCTGTTTACTGCcctcaagtggccaaaaaatctgttattgcAAATTTAACTCAAGCTTACTCAGCAAATGTGTGTTACATCCCATAATACAAAACACTGGACACTGGAGCAACATATATTGATACTTGAATTTACTGAGTACTGCCATGTTAGGTTTGACCTGAGGGTGGAACTAGACAAACGGTCATTGGATCTTTAAAATCAAAGATACTTCATTTTGGGCATTTTGAACTGAAGTGTAGATTTCGGGGAGGGGATGCAGGGGACATGTCCACCTAAAAATTTGTAGGACTTGAGTCCAATTGAGGAATCCATGAATTTAAACGCAGCACACTTCAGGGAAAAGTGACTGTCGGTCTTAAAATAAGATGTGGTCAAAGAGCATTTTTACAACGCTGCTGACATGAGAGGAAAGGTTAAGAAGTCAGATTCAGGGACCAGGATTCTGGACTTTAATTGTTTTGGACTAAAGTTTTGGACAGTCCTGCAAAAAAACTTAATTGAATGATCTCAGTCTTTGTAAACTGAGTTTatgtcctctctcctctcagctgaTCAGCCAGGAGCCAAACCAAGGAGTAGATTATGAGTATTATCTTCCTAACGGACGCTCCAGAGAGGGATACTACTGGAGTTTTGGATCCTGGTCTACCTGCAGCAAAGAGTGTGGATCAGGTCAGATTTcttattaaaacacaacaatctAAACATGCTCAAATGCAAGCTATtactgtttttatgcttttcttaTCCTGTCCCTTTGAAAATGAAGCAAGTCAGTTTTTATTCTTGTCCTTCGTCAGGCTACCAGTCTCGTCTGGTCTTCTGCACCATCGATAACGAGTCCTACCACGACTATCTCTGCGCATCTCTGCCGAGGCCTCAGACCAACCGCACATGCAACCCCCAGGCGTGCCCTCAGACTCGCAGGTAAATTACACATTTCTCTGgtaaaaatgtgacttttcagtagttttttggCAGAACTTTCTAAGGCCAGCAGCATCCagagttcatttttatttcattttaaatgttacatttttgtttgaaagtAACTTTCAGAGCAGCTTTTTGACTGTTGTTGGTGTTATTATGACTGTCTGAAAGGATGGCGTACCTGTATCCACCAAAGTTGTGGAGATCCTCACAAAGACCCAGAGCCTTTGTTTTCAGGTAACTCAGGGTCTGTAGTCGTAGTGGTAGAGTTTTAGTTACTGCAAACACAGGGGGAGATCTAatcattaagttattttttctgatttcttgaGCATGCACAAtcgcatttttctttttttttgctaaacagggttcccatggtcttAAATTCCTGGAAGAGTTATAAAAACTAGAAcaactgttttccaggcctggaaatggtttggaattaacaGAATGTTTTCGGAAAAATTTTGAATTCACATTGTTTGACACCTACACATTTCAACATACAGTCTTCGGGTGACAAGTAAAGGCGTCAAGCCCATTTATTAATTAACTTTTACAAAGTAGTGCGACTTGGGTTTTTTCTGGTTTTGACTtattgacaaaagaaataacaagtctaagctttgtttttttgtcattttcgtCCTTGAATCCGAAGAGCACCTGTTTTTGAAACCTACACATGTGAAGTAGCACTCCTCagccaaacattgtttttataaatgctTTTGATGAGGTTTAAAAATCGAGATATATACTGTGTATTgagatatagccttaaaatatttcaatataattaacaatataattttcagctca from the Plectropomus leopardus isolate mb unplaced genomic scaffold, YSFRI_Pleo_2.0 unplaced_scaffold19704, whole genome shotgun sequence genome contains:
- the LOC121965354 gene encoding papilin-like; the encoded protein is RLGCDNMLESPQQEDPCLQCGGNGQSCYQVKNSFSVRDLPTGYNQMFIIPVGATTISIRETVATRNYLAIKNLRGEYYLNGHWVIEFSRAAPIAGTMLYYQRGAEGDNVPETIIGRGPTTEPLVVELISQEPNQGVDYEYYLPNGRSREGYYWSFGSWSTCSKECGSGYQSRLVFCTIDNESYHDYLCASLPRPQTNRTCNPQACPQTR